The genome window GTTAAAGTAGGATGAGCTTTTATCTTTGAAAGATGGCACTGGGGTCAACACTGCCTGCTTTTTTAAAATCACAAACTTGCTTTCCAATAAAAACCGATTGGTTCAGtatcaaaaaatataaagaagcAAATCCATGTTTTTggcaaaaacattttattttattttgtcatCAAGAATATATTTAACATATATACTAGTTCAGTGTTTTTACCAGTCGATCGATGGTAACGTCATCTTATGAGTTATAGTGACGTTGAAATGAAAACAGTCCAAAAGGAAAGCAGTGTGCAAAATTTGTCAGCCAATTTGGACCATTTTTGCGCGGAAAAGATGGAGTATGGAGTAGCGATTGCGCATTTTGCTCTTTCTCGTCCTCCTCCCTGAtcgtatatagaaaaaaaaacaaaatcgataATTCCAAGCAGAACCACCACCTGATATTTAGAAACTAATAGAACATAACCTCCGTAAACTTGGCCAACTACTTTGAATTTCCGACCCTTTTTTAGTGCTAGTCGTTTGTCGGGCTCTTCTTGGAAGAAAATCGACCGTTATAGGAACTAGCTGAAAAAATCAACTTGTTCAAACATCAACCGATTAATTCCGAAGTATAACCTAAAATTAGGGGGAAACATGAGCAAAAACGACCGAGCGCGTGGAAGCGGTCAAGTGGTGGGGGTCGAACAGCAGCTGCGGAGAAGCCGTACTAACGAGATAAGCACCTTGTATCGCTGTATATTCGCCTTCCCGCGAataaataacaacaacaataattttataaaataaaaataaattacgaaTGTCTCGTGTGAAAAACTATTGAATTAAATTGtaagaaatgtatttttatcaaaatctgaTGAAAGTTTTTCAGCAGCAAGGACTTGAAAACCGAACTGAAGTTTCGAACGGCATTAAAAACCCAATATTTTATCAGTTGTCAGCTTATCCCGCAAATTCAAATTCGGGCGGTAATAAGATCGCTGACCAGGAGCGATTTCGATTTTACGACGAGGCAACAAGAGACGAGAGAACTGCTCCAATTGTCTATCGAGTAAAATCTGGTCACCAATTTCTTCGGAATTATCTATCACCACACGCTTGGATCTTTATCGCTCATCATGAAGGAGATTACCCGTTTTGCAAGTGAATTGGGCTCCGTCTAtaatgcccgttttctccaacgttaacGTCTAAACCAAAATCTAATCATTTATTTGATATAAATTAAACTAGCTTCTTCTCTAAATAAAATCTGATCATAATATGTTCATACACGGCGATATATGCCCATCTTTCTGTTatattttccctttttgaCGTCGTCTCCCCTCAATTAACTTCTTCGTTCTTTGTTTAAAAGATGTTCTACCACCTCGAGTTTAACTTGCACAGTcaatttgtaaatatttttccacacCGTCAAGATCTCGCGACCGTTGACGCGGTTGTCTTCCATTTGCACAGGACCAAAGGGGCGCATGAGCTGCCATCAGCGAAAGGGAAGCCCGGTCAGATCTGGATATTCTTGACGGATGAATCGCCGCTCCATACGTTCGTCTGGCCCGACGGTAACCGAGAGCTCTCTCAGTACGACGGCAAATTCGAGACAATAGCGATATTCCGGTGCCTCATGGAAGGACGATCGAGAGGAAAAATTCTGGCGACAACGAGAGACTGCGAGTCCTCGagaagcgaagaaaaaagttggctGTTGTCATGATCAGCGATTGTGGGAGTAACGAACACCGGTCGGATTACGTGAAGGAGCTCAAAAGTTTGCTCGGAAAAAATCTTGATATTATTGGTTCATGCTTCGGAGGAAACAATACCGCGTGCCCTGGCTACTGCTGGAAAGATTGTCCACTCCTCAGCGCCTACAAATTTTACTTGGCATTTGAAAATTCCGAATGCCGTGAATACATCACGGAAAAAACTTATTGGAATGCGTACGGCAAGGGATCAGTGCCCGTCATATTGGGCGTACCCCGGGCCGACTGCGAACGCCTCCTTCCCCCACGCTCCTTCATTTACACCGCTGATTTTCAATCTCCGAGTAAACTCGCCGATTACCTTCGCTATCTCGACAACAATGACGATGCCTACGACGAGTATCATGCCTGGCGGTCCGAGTATGTCGTCCTCAACGAACACGGATACTTCGGCTCACGATCGGTACACTATTGTCGCATCTGCGAGGCTCTGCGCTACAACATTCGACCGGCGCAACCTCCCAAGTATCACCGATTGAGCCGTTTTCTCAATGCTGCCAGAGACTGTTATTGATGAGCCCGATCCGAGTTTCGGGCGTGAAAGAGAccgaaattttcaacgaaaaagtcATAAGACaaattttatatataatgAAAGTTTAAAGGAACTGCGATGCGGagtctgaaaaaatgttgattcacGATCGTTATGATGACGGGTGCAAaacgtgttgaaaaaaaatatgaggtcgtatgaaaaaaaaagtaaaaaaagcagGACGCCAACTtctacacaaaaattttgtaaaaaaaatgatacgattattattataaattccgagtttaaaattcattcgaaaatattattaaatttaCTCCCGCATCTTAATAAActgttttcaataaaatttcaatttatattttacgattatttgtttttatttgtaaTAAAATGTGATCGATCTGGCAACATAACACGGTGatgcgagtttttttttttttttttaccgttggCGACACTTATTCCCTCACTGCGAGACTCGTAAACAATATCTATTTTTTCGCGTAGTGTATCagtaaagaaaattattttcatttttcttctatgAAACCgtaaaaaattcgtatttaaAAATGTCCAGTGGGCGAAAAAAGTGCAAAGGAAAATTCGTAATCGATATGCAgtacgagccgctaccgcgtctcttgatacaaCGGTGATAATTGGTATTGAAATTCGCGCGCCATTCAGAATCCATGCAACGTTGCTACATTTCATCCCTTTTCCacgagagtgagaaaaaattagCGAATTTACAATAAAATTTGCAGCTTCTGAATTTCACCGTTACGAAATAGCGCCACGTCGGAGGAGGAAGGACGAGGAGGATCACCACCACCACTGCAAAAAATGATAGTCGCCGTCGTTGTCTGAGTTGTTGTCTCCTTTCACAGTTTCTATTCCACATTCCACGCTTTTGTGAATCACGTGGACTGACAATTGGACATAACCTAACAAACTACTGAAGTCACAGTGCAATTTTCTAACCTAAAACAACTAATAACTCTGGAAAACCAAATTAACACTCAACTTGttatttcatatattttatcATTCCGTAACAGGAACAATTAATTACGAAAATGACAGTGATTAAAAGAGTTGTGTAAGAAATTAACCACCCATTCACCAACTCCTATTTCATTTTCCGTCGCATATTTACGACTTTtattcgaacattttttaaatgattttcctaGGAAGCCGAAAACTCACAAAGGGAAAAAGGCCATAATAAAACGAAGTCCACAATTAATAGAAGAAGCAAAACAATTGCTATGCATCAGAGGGTCCAATGCTTCCATGATGGTCAACGATTGTATGAAAGATTTGGTAAATACTCAttcacaataaaaatattgtttatttatttttatataactGCAAAATTGTTTACTGATTTAGGAAATAATTTTggcatatatttatttttgcattatataaaatttaaaataaCTGGGTTATTACTGTCAAGTTAGTAGCTGAAAACCATAACTTTCAAGTTGAACTAAAATATACTCTTGGTAAAACTCAACTCTAgtagatcaattttttttatgatattAAATCTGACTTGACAGCCAATCAAGATCATTTAGTATAATATGTTTTATCATCACAATTGTTACTTCATGATTACAGTACAATCTTAAAAAGCCAGATGCTCAGATGATGCAGAAGAAGAATCCAATCCGACCGTTTGAAGATGTAACACCGATTGAACAGTTTTCTCGTAAACTAAACTCTCCACTATTTATGTTTGTTTCACATAATAAGAAACGTCCACACAATTTAATAATGGGCCGCACATATGAACATTCATTATTGGACATGGTAGAGTTGggcattgaaaatttcaaaagtttgaAAGAATTCAAAGTCGACAAAATATCCGAAGGCTTAAAACCTATTCTCATATTTAATGGGGAACTTTGGGAAAACAATCGTGAATATgggagagtgaaaaatataCTGGTCGATATGTTTCAACGGGATGTCGTTCAAAATGTCAGATTACAGGGTTTGGAGCATGTGATGAGCTTTACCGCTTATGAAAATAAGATTTTATTGAGAAGTTACAGGTATGTGGAATAATTTTACAGAAATACCAGCTTAAATTCTGTAATAGATTAGACCTCAAATACCATCTCAatattatatttgaaaaataacagaACGAATGATCGACATACAGTTTttgatatttctttttattccagGGTATCGCTGAAAAAATCCGGTACTAGAATTCCTCGAATAGAACTGAATGAAATCGGGCCTTCAGTAGATTTTAGCATGAGAAGAACGCAGCTCGCATCTGACGATTTATTCAAGCAATCTTGTAGAAAGCCAAAGGCATTGAAGgataagaaaacgaaaaatgtgaCGAAGGACAAACTCGGCTCGACGTTGGGACGCATACACATAGGAGCCCAGAACATCAATAGCATTCAAACTAGAAAAATGAAAGGCCTTAAGAAAACATTGACTGAAAGAAAATCCGAGAAAAAACGGAAAAGCTTGGAGAGTTCAACAGAAGGTTCAAAAAAAGTTAGAATCACAAACGGCCATGACGATTGATCGACTTTCTCGTGTATTATGTGAATAAAAACTTAATGAACCATTAATTACCGGGTAGCAGCCCCTCAATCTTGGCTAAGTGTCCACgttgaagtatttttatgaTCCTGAAAAAGAAGATAATTAGAAACATCCTTAATTCTATATTTTGAACAATGATTTTGTGTAATTACTTTTATTTTAACACCGCAAGCACTTAAATTATTGCGAGCTTCGTCACAAGTTTTCAGTATTATTTGATCCTTAATATCCAGACTTAAAGCTCTAGCTCGTACAGCGTATCGAAAGTCCACGAAACTCTGAATAATTTCACCCAATTGATCTGCATTCCTCGCTGAGCTTTGTTTCTCGGAAAAGCCTAAATCTGCAAGAATCTTGCTTACGTACTCAGCCGCTGCAGCaatacaataaatatttttactcaCAGATTCACTGCTTTTCGTCTGTGGAGTGATGGAAACATGTTACAAAACCGTTTTTATGCTGAACAAAAAGTGAAATGGTTAAACTTGCCTCAGTTTCtctcaacattttatttacaaCGGTAATGAGTTCTTCAATTGCGGCCAGTGCACTTCTTGTATCAAAATCATTTGTCAAAGCTGAATATACCTTTTTCTTTGTGTTTTGTAACGTCTAGAAACAAAATTAATGGTTGGAGGAGCATTTCGTGAATTCATTAAACCAAAACTCttacaatcatttttaatcTATCACTTACATCAATGACCAAATTTTCATCTATATACGCCACGATCAACCGTCCAGATACATAACTTTGGCAATcgcttaaaaaattttccaatttctgCAATATCCTTATTGCACCGTGCATTTtctcattggaaaattcgataccTGAACAAGAAATAGTCTTTTGAAATCATGGACTACTTCTGTGAAGATTCGTCCAGGGGAGGAATGAGCATTTAACAAAGTaggaattgaaaataaataaaaatgtgttattttttttgtagccaaaatattcattgttaTCCATTCCTTTAAGCACCTGCCTCTAGTGTATTTTATTCGAgaattaaatgaaaagaaaaatttaatacCAGTTCTATAATGTGTGAGCAGACAAAACAGTCGAAATTGATTGGACGAGTAAGTTTTTAACAAATCACGAACGCTGACGGTGTTTTTTAGACTCTTGGACATTTTTTGGCTTTCAGACAGGTACAGATGACCGCTGTGTAGCCAATAGTTGACCCATTGATCAACTGCATGGTAACAACATGACTGAGCTTCCTCGTTTTCATGGTGAGGAAATAACAAATCTATCCCACCGCTGTGAATGTCTATAGGACAGCCGAATATGGTACTGAAAAGGGAGTATAATTCTTTTCATTCTAATCGAATGGAGCTAAAGACTAACGTCTACATTGTGTATCCTTTGAACCTGGCAATTGTGCTACATTCTATGTGCCAGCCTGGTCGTCCATTGCCCCATGGGCTTTCCCAAAAAGGTTCTCCAGGCTTTGAAGCTTTCCACAATGCAAAGtcattcgttgaattttttatcgagtGCTCTTCGCTCGGTAATGCTTTGTAAAGTTTACCGTatttgtcatatttttttgtgtcAAAGTAAACAGACCCTGAgaacaaaagtttttaaatcaagtgaaatatttttcaaaaatataaacataaaaaatcttgTCAACCACCCTGTTAACCTCTCACGAAATTAAGAACAAATATGGCTATTTTCCATGTTTATATCAATTTTCTATTCCTCTGGAACTTTTTGTGACAAATAATGATCCTTACCATCCTTGCCAATATAGGCAGAATTCGTGGCTAAAATTTTCCCAACAAAATGAATGATTTGTGGAATATAATCAGTGACTCTGCAGTACAAATAAGGTGGTACAACGTTCAAGAATTCCATATcttcaaaaaattctttttcataaCTTTTCGTCAACTCCTTCCAATCTCGTTTGGATCCCAAGGAacgttgaattattttgtcATCAATATCAGTTATACTCATAGCAGTTATGAcattgatgttgaagaattgTGAGAGTATTCTTCTGATGATATCAAATCGGACAAATGTGCTGTAAAGATCATAACATGTAAGAATTCAGctgaatataaataatatttaaaaaaacacagaaaaaaaacataagaaCAAAACAGTAATCCTAatgaatcataaaaaatgaaaacgaataaaagcggaatgaaaaaattatgaaattttttgaagagAAAACGTGTACCATGCATGTCCAATGTGAGCAGAATCATATACAGTGGGTCCACACATGTACCAAGTTGCGATTCCATCTTTTTTAAGAATCAACGGTACTTTCGACTTCGTTATTGGAttataaactttgatatttgtCATGAAACCTTCTGGTTCCAGCCAAGTGGAACATTGCTGCTGTGTTCTTTTATAAATCGAACGTCTCAAAGTAGGAAATAACTTGAGACTTACTAATCTcatcttcacttttttttacaaatgtacaaaattttttaattcaaatgtACAAAATGATATTGAAACATTGAATTAAAACGAATTGTTAGTACGAAACTGTGTTTGTATTGAACGACGGAGCCTCTCTTCGTTCATGTTTATAGGAGCATAACCTCTTAAACCGGCCGGCACAACCAGCACAACATATGATTCAGATTCAGGTGAATTGCAGCAGGTTACGCAGCAGCGAGCTCATTcgaatgtgagaaactcgcgcaattttcgaatatcaatttcatgttttcagtgattttatttcaaaacacaaatcgaaatcatcaataattttaggatttaagaataaacgaattttttccatgtaaAATGTGAATAAAATTGACTCAAAAAATTCTtagttttaaaataaaatggttagaaccaatatttttcattgtaatATTGTACGTTTCAATATAATTATAATGAGGAGCCAATTTTTTGTTACCAAGGAAACATTCCCCAACGGTAAATAAGCTAAAAAAATGGCAGACCACTTTCGCGATTTGACATTTAACGAATTTATGACATATCTACGTGTCACTTAAAGTaaataattgtaaataaacgaaatttggatATTAGATTAGCGATATAAAAATACGGCGAATATTCAGGCCCTGTAAAAATGGCGATGCCCGTACTTCAGTCTAGAGTTCTTTACGGTTTAAAAACCAATATAGACGGAAATGTGAATTATCTCAGTGATACGGAAATAATTTATCCAGTTGGAAATGCTTTGgcatttcacaatttttctcaGCGTCGACAGCGATTGCTTCGCTTGCCGGACAAgcatgaaataaatattattgccATCACACCAAACAGGTGAGTTTTCGAAATGAATacaactttttgaaaattcataacaaaaaggtGGGTTAATGCATTCGAATAAACAGTAGTTCCATAGGTCCATTAATAACAATATTTTGttaaagaatttcgaaaaatgaaatatttaggATTCGTAAGAACCAGAGAAAGGCCCTCGTGCagatcaattaattttttatgatcgattttattctGATTTCGACAGGATATTTATACGATAACGGTAATaaacgttttttgttttattgaagGAAATACGTGGCTACTTGCGAGGTGGGTGAGAAACCAACGATAAATATCTACGATGTGTACAGTCTAAAGCGAAAAAAGACTCTGGGAATCCCATACGAAGCGGCGGGCGTTACGAAATTCAACTGTATTTCATTCAGTCATGACAGTCGTTGTTTAGCAGCGGTAACAGGGGAGCCTGACCAAACAATGTTGTTTTACGCTTGGGAAAAGGGCAAAGTGGAGTCAAGCATAAAAGTAGGAACTACACAAAATCCTCAATCCATCGTAAAGTGCATAACTTGTAATCCCGGTGACAGCGGAGTTATCGCACTGGGTGGTCCATACGCTTTCAAATTTCTAACGGTTTCAGAAACCGTATGGCGCCCTTACGGTTTCTCGAAATCCGAGAATCTCCTTGTTTCCTCAATGGCTTGGCTCAACACTGACAGAATTTTGGTCGGAACTTACGATGGGCGAATTCTTTACCTGGAGAACGGtgacttgaaaaatatttacaaaatgaCAGAAACGAGTGtgatgaatttgaaagttcGCGAAGAATACGTCGTGGCAGCGTCGACGTCTCAAACTAATTTGGAAGTTTATAGCGACGACAAACTCTGGCAAAACGACGTTCGAAGTTTGGTAGCATTTCAACGTGGTTTCGCTTATGGTTTTGGTCCTGGAACAGTTGTCGTTTGGGAGCGAGAAGGTCAGCAAAAGCTAACAAAGAGACACATTTATGAAGTTCCGCCTCAAGTCTCCAAGATTGTCGACGAGAGTCTCTATCGCATCAACAGCATAAGTCCAAATTTGAGCAATGACATCCTCGTCGTGACGACCGGTTGGTCGCAATTGTTTTGTGCCAAACTGTGGGGTCCGGAAACTCTCCTCGACGTTGTATCCTCAAATTTCACAATAATGGGTCAGCATCTGCACCACGGTCCAATCGGCGATTTATCCATTTGTGCATGGAAATCGGTATTCATGAGTTGTGGCGAAGAGGATCGCAGTGTTAGAATTTGGGACTACGAGacagaaaaattgttgttaGCAAAACAGTACAACGAAGATGTCTACTGCGTAGCTCTTCATCCCACTGGACTTTTTTGTCTTATTGGTTTCAGTGACAAGTTGCGATTCATGAGTATTCTCATGGATGATTTTGTGACCGTCCAGGAAATTGCTGTCAGAAATTGTCGCACCGTCTCATTCAGTCATGGCGGTCATCTCTTTGCAGCTGTAAATGGAAACATAATACAAGTTTACACTACGGTTGGCTTTACCAGTCGTTTTCTCCTCAAAGGTCACACAggcagaataaaaaatgtagttTGGTCCCAGAATGACATGAGACTAGTTAGCATCGGGAGCGAAGGTGCACTCTACGAATGGGATATGAGTAATGGCAAAAGAAATTACGAGGTTTATCTCAAAGGCATTAGCATGAACGACGTAGCTCTTACTGCTGATGGTACGATGACATACTGCATTTCGAGCGACAGTAAAATCCGTGAAATCAAAGAAAGCTCGATCATTCGAGAACTCAtgataaacgagaaaaaaatgttggtgtTGATCATGTCGAAAGACGATTTCGGCATGTTCATCGGTTCGCCGGACggtttaataatttttgtgaGATACCCGTTGCAGGAACCTCTCGATACGACGGAATTTCACGTTCACTGCGCTGATATAACGAGCATGTGTTTGTCCTTCGATGAAAAAGTCCTCGTCTCGGCGGCTCAAGATGGCACGATGTGTTTTTGGCGCGTAGCAAAAAGCGAGGGATTGGCTATGGAATTTACTCGGACGAATGAGATCCTCATTGGCCAAGGCGATTTGGAAGACAAAGTTGAAAAGATCGAAGAATTGACCGTTAGAATGCGCGAATTGGAGACCGAACACGCGTACAAAATGAGACAAACGGAAGTTCAtcacaacgaaaaaattcggGAAATTCATCAGGGCTATTGCGAAGCGATCGAGGAACTGCGCATTAAAATTGAAACGTTGCAGGAAGAACGTACCAACGAGTTGAATAAAATCAACGTGGATATtgcgagaatgaaaaaaactcacgacgaAGCGATTCGAGTCATGGAAATGAATTATGACGCTAAATTGATCGAGGAATACGACAAATATCGCGACTTCGAAGAACGTAATAATCTTATGAGACAAGAGTACGaaattgaaatcgaaaaattacaGGAACAAAGAATTCAAGAGTTggaggaattgaagaaaaattacgaGGCACAATTGCACTCGAAAAATTTAGAGCTCGAAGAGAGCCACGAAGAAATTGCTCATCAAGCAATCGTTCACGAAGAACTTAAGAAACAAATTGAGGACGATGCCGATCGTGAAATCGTTGCTTTACGTACGAGCTACGAGGCTAAATTAAACGAGGAATCTCGCACGATTTTAAAACTCAGGGGCGAAGCTGGAGTCttgagaaacaaattttttgccACTCGCAAAGATATCGAGGACCTTAAACGCCAACTCGACACTCAACACTCGCAGCAAACACAAACTCGCAAAGTTACCCATGACCTTGAGAAAGATGtgatggatttgaaaaaagaaataacggAGCGTGACGTCACTATTCAGGACAAAGAAAAACGCATTTACGACTTGAAACGCGACAATCAAGAACTCGAGAAATTCAAATTCGTTCTCAATtataaaattcgtgaattgaaGAGCCAGGTTGAACCCCGAGATCACGAGATCAAGGAACTTCGTGACAAAATGAGTGACATGGAAActgaattgataaatcttcataaaataaatgtaagTTCGGAGCTTCAGCTTCAAGAATTGCGAGAAAAATTGCGGGGTGCGAAACGCGGTAGTGAAATTGAAACAGCGAAAAATCGCAGACTTCAAGGACTTTTGCGAAAAATTCGTGTTGATTTGTCGATGGCTGTTGAGTTGATACAAGATccaaattctttgaaaaatgctGTTATGCAACTTCACCAACGTTACAGCGCAGATCCCAGCTTTTCCCGAAATCGCGATGAAGATTTACGGGTCCAATGCGAATTCTCGAAACAACGCGATCAGCTCGAGAGAACCGTTGAGTCCTTGAGAAAACAAGTTTTCCGTGATATGAGCGAAGACGGCAAGAAAGAAGGTGACAAAATGATGCATGAGAATGTCGAATTGATCGTCGAGCTAAACGCTTTGAGagaagagttgaaaaaatcacgTAAACATATTCTCGACATGGAAACTCTGTTGGGACTGAGAGCCATCGATTTGACTCCGCAagaagcaaaaagaaaattgtccGATGCTTGCCACGGTAAGGATGAAATTGAGAGAAtgtacaaacaaaaaatgcacgattgtgaaaaaatggttGCAACTCTTCAGGATGATATTAAACGACTGTTAAACAAAGACATGGCTCCGCaggaaaaatagttttcatccgttatttattattttccattattattataatggaAACATGCGCTATATCATCCATGattatttattatcattaatttcataaattatttttggcATTTATTTAGATAAAGAAAACAGTAAAAAGTagcattttttcctcgtaacTTTCATCCATCTTTTACAATAACTGTCCCAAGATCCtcacattgtaaaaaaaagtggaaatcCAAGTGATTTTTACTCCAAGTTTTAAGCAAAGAGgtattcaattgaattttttgtcttttgtgTACAGCTTCTCAGTCATGAATATTCAAGCAAGATTCGTGTGTATCGTTAAATTTACACTTTTCCTCTTAAGTTTCAATGTCACGTAGATTATTGGAATTACGTATTTagcataataaaagaaattcaaattgaTTCTTCACATTTTCAGTTTATTCTCGTACGATATAATTAAGACTCTTTCTACCAAGAACGAATAGTTTATGTAAAAAACCGATTGATTCCTCAAACTCATAGGAAAATGAACCGAAACCAAAATGAGTGTCATGCCCAACTTCAGTTTTAATTTAACTTTCAAAAACCAGCATTATTCGAGTCTAAAAATTGAGcaataatcgaaaaattaattgattgGCTTAAAAGTTAAAATgaacaaacaaaaagtaaTTATTTCTCGTGAAATTCATTGTCCATCTCGGTTTTTCACGACTCATATTTTGTCGTATTGTAGAGTTAACACACATTGAGTATTTCATTGAGACgaataaaaaagggaaaaacggGTCAGCCGAGTCATTTGGATACACGAAtatacgtatttttttttttcaccgtcaGCGGAGTTGACACGACGAGACAAAGGAGGTCAAAATTCTAGAAGCACCGTATCAttgattctcatttttcacgCGCAACATCGAGCTGTGACTTAATTATTCAAACGTATTCAGCATTCGTTAAATCCCCTACTAACGACCTTCTCCAATGTCCGATTCAGATTACTTGTACGAATTCGTAAATAATAagtcaaaaatatttataaattcgtttataaATTAAGTAAATGAAGAGTTGTACGTAAAAGATATTTTCATCACTGAGGAAGGCGCAAGTGACCCCCGTTATATTATAATTGTTATAAATActcattgtacaaaaaatttaaagaaCAAACGGCACAATGgctttgcgattttttgggTAGTTGGGAAATTCTTTCTTATAAGCTCGATGTTTTCCCAATGCCCACATCGTCATTTGATATGCTCCTGCGAGCATGAAGAGACCGGCTGCaacaaatttgagaaaaaacgaattgaaTGTCAAAGTTCAACACTCGATGATTATTGAAAtagaagttttaatattcacAAACCGAATACTGATAAGTTTTGCAGAATTTCATGAATGAAGCTAATATCGTTCAAACAAGCGGCATTTGAATTCCGTACCTGGAAGACACTTTGTCATGATTGTGAAACCGATCCAGCTGCCGACCTCGTAAGTGTAATTGGGGCACGAAACGATATTGAAAAGTGAAGTGAGCGGATTGCCGGTGGGGACAGGAATTTTCCTCACTGTTGTGCCCGCTGGTCTGAGGTTCCTCAATGCTAAATGAATGCTGAGATTTCCCAATTCACATATCGCAAAAA of Venturia canescens isolate UGA chromosome 6, ASM1945775v1, whole genome shotgun sequence contains these proteins:
- the CysRS-m gene encoding probable cysteine--tRNA ligase, mitochondrial isoform X2, giving the protein MRLVSLKLFPTLRRSIYKRTQQQCSTWLEPEGFMTNIKVYNPITKSKVPLILKKDGIATWYMCGPTVYDSAHIGHACTFVRFDIIRRILSQFFNINVITAMSITDIDDKIIQRSLGSKRDWKELTKSYEKEFFEDMEFLNVVPPYLYCRVTDYIPQIIHFVGKILATNSAYIGKDGSVYFDTKKYDKYGKLYKALPSEEHSIKNSTNDFALWKASKPGEPFWESPWGNGRPGWHIECSTIASTIFGCPIDIHSGGIDLLFPHHENEEAQSCCYHAVDQWVNYWLHSGHLYLSESQKMSKSLKNTVSVRDLLKTYSSNQFRLFCLLTHYRTGIEFSNEKMHGAIRILQKLENFLSDCQSYVSGRLIVAYIDENLVIDTLQNTKKKVYSALTNDFDTRSALAAIEELITVVNKMLRETEASLTISLFVQHKNGFVTCFHHSTDEKQ
- the CysRS-m gene encoding probable cysteine--tRNA ligase, mitochondrial isoform X1, giving the protein MRLVSLKLFPTLRRSIYKRTQQQCSTWLEPEGFMTNIKVYNPITKSKVPLILKKDGIATWYMCGPTVYDSAHIGHACTFVRFDIIRRILSQFFNINVITAMSITDIDDKIIQRSLGSKRDWKELTKSYEKEFFEDMEFLNVVPPYLYCRVTDYIPQIIHFVGKILATNSAYIGKDGSVYFDTKKYDKYGKLYKALPSEEHSIKNSTNDFALWKASKPGEPFWESPWGNGRPGWHIECSTIASTIFGCPIDIHSGGIDLLFPHHENEEAQSCCYHAVDQWVNYWLHSGHLYLSESQKMSKSLKNTVSVRDLLKTYSSNQFRLFCLLTHYRTGIEFSNEKMHGAIRILQKLENFLSDCQSYVSGRLIVAYIDENLVIDTLQNTKKKVYSALTNDFDTRSALAAIEELITVVNKMLRETETKSSESVSKNIYCIAAAAEYVSKILADLGFSEKQSSARNADQLGEIIQSFVDFRYAVRARALSLDIKDQIILKTCDEARNNLSACGVKIKDHKNTSTWTLSQD
- the CysRS-m gene encoding probable cysteine--tRNA ligase, mitochondrial isoform X3; its protein translation is MRLVSLKLFPTLRRSIYKRTQQQCSTWLEPEGFMTNIKVYNPITKSKVPLILKKDGIATWYMCGPTVYDSAHIGHACTFVRFDIIRRILSQFFNINVITAMSITDIDDKIIQRSLGSKRDWKELTKSYEKEFFEDMEFLNVVPPYLYCRVTDYIPQIIHFVGKILATNSAYIGKDGSVYFDTKKYDKYGKLYKALPSEEHSIKNSTNDFALWKASKPGEPFWESPWGNGRPGWHIECSTIASTIFGCPIDIHSGGIDLLFPHHENEEAQSCCYHAVDQWVNYWLHSGHLYLSESQKMSKSLKNTVSVRDLLKTYSSNQFRLFCLLTHYRTGIEFSNEKMHGAIRILQKLENFLSDCQSYVSGRLIVAYIDENLVIDTLQNTKKKVYSALTNDFDTRSALAAIEELITVVNKMLRETETKSSESI
- the CysRS-m gene encoding probable cysteine--tRNA ligase, mitochondrial isoform X4 → MRLVSLKLFPTLRRSIYKRTQQQCSTWLEPEGFMTNIKVYNPITKSKVPLILKKDGIATWYMCGPTVYDSAHIGHACTFVRFDIIRRILSQFFNINVITAMSITDIDDKIIQRSLGSKRDWKELTKSYEKEFFEDMEFLNVVPPYLYCRVTDYIPQIIHFVGKILATNSAYIGKDGSVYFDTKKYDKYGKLYKALPSEEHSIKNSTNDFALWKASKPGEPFWESPWGNGRPGWHIECSTIASTIFGCPIDIHSGGIDLLFPHHENEEAQSCCYHAVDQWVNYWLHSGHLYLSESQKMSKSLKNTVSVRDLLKTYSSNQFRLFCLLTHYRTGIEFSNEKMHGAIRILQKLENFLSDCQSYVSGRLIVAYIDENLVIDTLQNTKKKVYSALTNDFDTRSALAAIEELITVVNKMLRETERLST